A window of the Rhea pennata isolate bPtePen1 chromosome 19, bPtePen1.pri, whole genome shotgun sequence genome harbors these coding sequences:
- the ABCA5 gene encoding cholesterol transporter ABCA5, with the protein MAPSTRREAGVWRQTKALLFKNCLVKCRTKKSSVQEILFPLFFLFWLILMSMMHPHKKYNEIPDTDLGTLDTSLLVNFVIGYTPPSSMAREIMKKVAFDNFEDGIITEEYLSEEELQEAGAFKRSNFVGVVFNDAMSYQLRFPDSVTMSSLYMESRASCSSLVKGCESVTYWYSGFTALQACIDAAIVQLKTNQSIWEQLELTRVVVMGEAEVMEIDSFPRAIILIYLVIAFSPFGYYLAIHIVAEKERKLKEFLKILGLHDTAFWLSWVLLYASLIFVMSILMAVIATASSLFPQSSAFVIFLLFFLYGISSVFFALMLTPLFKKSKNVGIVEFLATLAFGFVGLNIVLLEDFPKSSVWILSPLCQCTFLIGIAEVMHLEDYEDGATFSNLNHGPYPLFISLILLALDSIFYLLVAVYLDQVIPGEFGLRRTSFFFMKPSFWSKRRKNYKELYESSINGSLSFSEMVEPVPSEFQGKEAIRISCVQKTFRKKGETVEALRNLSFDIYEGHITALLGHSGTGKTTLMNIICGLCPPTDGFVSVYGHKVSEIDEMLEIRKIAGVCPQLDIHFDILTVEENLSIFAAIKGIPQNDLIQEVQKVLLDLDMQPIRDNQAKKLSGGQKRKLSVGIAILGNPKVLLLDEPTAGMDPCSRHVVWNLLKARKANHVTVFSTHFMDEADILADRKAVISQGMLKCLGSSLFLKSKWGIGYRLSMHIDAYCNTEATTSLIRQHIPAASLLQENDQQLVYTLPLKDMDKFAGLFSDLDTHSHLGVITYGVSMTTLEDVYLKLEVEAEIDQADYSVFNSQQVQEEMDTKSVDDMEQSLLVFSETTSPAMSNTALWKKQVSTIAKVHFLSLRRENKSVRVMLLLFLIFFLVQIFLFLIHHYFKNSVAPIKLSPDLYLLKPGEEYHKYRTRLLLQNSTESDIDDIVNSLGSLNILSEIVNDTNYVSAAPHSAALNVFESGKYYLFTVVFNSTMVHSLPVLINIVSNLLLHNLNVTESIQIWSNPFIQDAPDTVFKLELYFQSVLLGIIVTGMPPYFAMENAENHKIKAYTQLKIAGLYPSAYWTGQAVVDFPLFFCILVLMIGSLFAFHYGVYFYVGKFLAVIFCLIGYVPSVVLFTYVVSFTFKKVQNTKEFWSFIFSVTALVCTVVTEVAFFMGYYLVTSILHYVFSVFTPIYPLIGCLICFIKVSWKDQQKNEGFYNPWDRLLVAVIAPYLQCIMWLFLLRCLEVKNGGKTIREDPFFRKYFTKAKTWKCPDVPHDENEDEDVKAEKLRVKELLSSQNCEEIPAILISGLHKEYDERKEFLLGRRIKKVATKHVSLCVKKGEILGLLGPNGAGKSTLINMLIGDIEPTGGQVLMGNYSFGLNSEDDSVKFVGYCPQTNPLWPDITLEEHFEIYGSIKGMSQTDIKEVLKRVASALDLKDHLQKPTKKLGVGLKRKLCFALSMLGNPQITLLDEPSTGMDPKAKQHMWRAIRAAFKNKERAAILTTHYMEEADAVCDRVAILVSGHLRCIGTVQHLKSKYGRGYFLEMKLKETADVQQLEYLQRQILNIFPNANRQESFASVLAYKIPKEDVQSLSHSFSKLEEVKHTFNVEEYSFSQSTLEQVFVELAKEQEEEDSSFGTLNSTLWWERTQEDRVVF; encoded by the exons GCATAATCACAGAAGAATATTTAAGTGAAGAAGAACTGCAGGAGGCTGGTGCTTTTAAACGCTCCAACTTTGTGGGCGTAGTATTCAACGACGCTATGTCCTACCAGCTTAGATTTCCTGATTCTGTTACCATGTCTTCTCTTTACATGGAGTCAAGAG CCAGTTGTTCCAGTTTGGTGAAAGGATGTGAATCTGTAACATACTGGTACTCAGGATTTACAGCTCTGCAAGCCTGCATCGATGCAGCAATTGTACAG ctGAAGACTAATCAATCAATTTGGGAACAACTTGAATTAACAAGAGTTGTCGTTATGGGAGAGGCTGAAGTGATGGAAATAGACAGTTTTCCTCGTGCaatcattttaatttacttaGTAATTGCTTTTTCACCATTTGGGTATTATTTGGCAATTCATATTGtagcagaaaaagagaggaagttGAAGgagttcttaaaaatattgGGACTTCATGACACTGCCTTTTG GCTTTCTTGGGTGCTGCTCTACGCAAGTTTGATTTTCGTCATGTCCATTCTTATGGCGGTCATTGCAACAGCCTCTTCGCTCTTTCCCCAGAGCAGTGCCTTTgtgatatttcttcttttttttctttacgGAATCTCTTCA GTTTTCTTTGCACTTATGCTGACACCtctatttaaaaagtcaaaaaatgtGGGTATAGTTGAATTCTTGGCAACGCTGGCTTTTGGTTTTGTGGGTCTTAATATTGTCCTGCTGGAAGATTTCCCAAAGTCTTCTGTGTGGATTCTGAGTCCCTTGTGTCAATGTACCTTCCTGATTGGCATCGCAGAG GTCATGCATCTAGAAGATTATGAAGACGGTGCAACATTTTCAAATCTAAATCACGGTCCTTACCCACTCTTTATCTCTCTTATTTTGTTGGCACTGGATAGCATATTTTATCTGCTTGTAGCTGTCTACCTTGATCAGGTTATTCCAG GGGAGTTTGGACTACGCCGAACATCGTTTTTCTTCATGAAGCCCTCGTTTTGGTCAAAGCGCAGAAAAAATTACAAGGAATTGTATGAGAGCAGCATCAATGGCAGTTTAAGTTTCAGTGAGATGGTTGAACCTGTTCCTTCTGAATTTCAGGGAAAAGAAGCCATCAG AATCAGCTGTGTTCAGAAAACATTCAGGAAAAAGGGGGAAACTGTGGAGGCTCTCAGAA ATTTATCCTTTGACATCTATGAAGGCCATATTACAGCTCTGCTTGGCCACAGTGGGACAGGAAAAACAACGCTGATGAACATCATTTGTGGGCTTTGTCCACCAACGGATG GGTTTGTCTCTGTCTATGGACACAAAGTCTCTGAAATTGATGAAATGCTTGAAATACGAAAAATAGCGGGTGTGTGCCCTCAGTTAGATATACACTTTGATATATTAACTGTGGAAGAGAATCTATCCATATTTGCTGCAATTAAAGGAATACCTCAGAATGATTTGATACAAGAG gtgCAGAAAGTGTTGTTAGATTTGGATATGCAGCCTATCAGAGACAATCAAGCTAAAAAATTAAGTGGAGGGCAGAAAAGGAAGCTATCTGTAGGAATTGCTATTCTTGGGAATCCAAAG GTTTTATTGCTGGATGAACCAACTGCAGGTATGGATCCATGTTCGCGACATGTTGTCTGGAATCTCCTGAAAGCCAGAAAAGCGAATCACGTGACAGTTTTCAGTACTCATTTCATGGACGAGGCAGATATTCTTGCTG ATCGTAAAGCTGTGATTTCTCAAGGGATGTTAAAATGCCTTGgatcttctctctttctcaaaaGCAAATGGGGAATTGGCTACCGTTTGAG TATGCACATAGATGCATATTGCAACACTGAAGCAACAACATCACTAATAAGACAACATATACCTGCAGCCAGCCTGTTACAAGAGAACGATCAGCAGCTGGTCTATACCTTGCCACTCAAAGACATGGACAAGTTTGCAG gCTTATTTTCTGATCTTGACACTCATTCACACTTGGGTGTTATTACTTATGGTGTTTCCATGACAACATTGGAGGATGTATATCTGAAGCTAGAAGTTGAAGCAGAGATTGATCAAGCAG attataGTGTGTTTAATTCCCAGCAAGTACAGGAAGAAATGGATACAAAATCAGTTGATGATATGGAGCAGAGCCTCCTGGTGTTCTCTGAGACAACATCACCTGCTATGAGCAATACAgctctttggaagaagcaggTTTCTACTATTGCAAAAGTTCACTTCCTTAGTCTAAGGcgagaaaataaatctgtgagAGTTAT gttattgctttttctgattttttttttagttcagatttttttgtttcttatacACCACTACTTCAAAAATTCTGTAGCTCCTATCAAACTTTCCCCAGATTTGTACTTGCTGAAGCCCGGAGAGGAGTATCACAAGTACAGAACTCGTCTTCTTCTGCAGAACTCCACAG AATCAGATATCGATGACATTGTCAACTCTCTTGGGAGCCTGAACATACTATCGGAGATAGTCAATGACACTAATTACGTTTCAGCTGCACCACACAGCGcagctttaaatgtttttgaatcAGGAAAG TACTACCTTTTCACAGTCGTGTTTAACAGTACCATGGTGCATTCCCTGCCAGTTTTGATCAATATTGTTAGCAATCTACTTCTTCACAATTTGAATGTGACTGAGAGTATTCAAATCTGGAGCAACCCCTTCATTCAG gatgcTCCTGACACAGTTTTCAAGCTAGAGCTCTATTTTCAATCTGTTTTACTAGGAATCATTGTTACTGGAATGCCACCATATTTTGCCATGGAGAATGCAGAAAACCATAAG atcAAAGCATACACACAACTTAAGATAGCAGGTCTTTATCCCTCCGCTTACTGGACAGGACAAGCAGTTGTTGACTTCCCGCTGTTCTTCTGCATTCTTGTCCTGATGATAGGCAGCCTGTTTGCATTTCACTATGGTGTTTATTTCTATGTTGGCAAGTTCCTTGCTGTG ATATTTTGTCTGATTGGCTATGTCCCATCAGTAGTGTTGTTCACTTATGTGGTCTccttcacatttaaaaaagtgcaaaatacaAAAGAGTTTTGGTCCTTTATATTTTCAGTG ACAGCCTTGGTCTGTACTGTTGTCACTGAAGTGGCCTTCTTTATGGGGTATTATCTTGTAACCAGTATCCTGCATTATGTCTTCTCTGTCTTCACTCCTATATATCCCCTTATTGGCTGTCTGATTTGCTTTATAAAG GTCTCATGGAAAGACCAGCAAAAGAATGAAGGATTCTACAACCCATGGGACAGACTCTTAGTAGCAGTTATAGCT CCCTATTTGCAGTGTATAATGTGGCTCTTTCTATTGCGATGCCTTGAGGTGAAGAATGGAGGTAAAACAATTAGAGAAGATCCATTCTTCAG aaaatattttacaaaagccAAAACGTGGAAATGCCCAGATGTCCCACATGATGAGAATGAAGATGAAGATGTGAAGGCAGAGAAACTGCGGGTCAAAGAACTGTTAAGCAGCCAGAACTGCGAAGAG ATACCAGCAATTCTGATCAGCGGCTTGCATAAAGAATATgatgaaagaaaggaatttctTCTTGGGAGGAGAATAAAGAAAGTGGCCACAAAACATGTCTCTCTCTGTGTGAAAAAAG GAGAAATACTGGGATTGTTAGGACCAAATGGAGCTGGGAAAAGCACATTAATTAATATGCTTATTGGAGACATTGAGCCGACTGGTGGGCAG GTTCTGATGGGAAATTATTCTTTTGGATTGAATAGTGAAGATGATTCAGTTAAATTTGTGGGGTACTGCCCTCAAACAAATCCTCTTTGGCCAGATATTACATTGGAGGAACACTTTGAAATTTATGGCTCTATCAAAGGAATGAGTCAGACTGATATAAAGGAAGTCTTAAAACG CGTCGCAAGTGCCCTGGATTTAAAAGACCATCTGCAGAAACCAACAAAGAAACTAGGAGTAGGATTGAAACGCAAG ttgTGCTTTGCATTGAGTATGCTGGGTAACCCTCAGATTACGCTGTTAGACGAGCCATCTACTGGAATGGATCCAAAAGCCAAACAGCACATGTG gCGGGCAATTCgagcagcatttaaaaataaagagagagcAGCTATTCTTACGACTCACTATATGGAAGAGGCTGATGCCGTGTGTGATCGAGTGGCCATTCTGGTGTCTGGGCACCTCAG ATGTATAGGTACCGTTCAACACCTGAAAAGCAAATATGGCAGAGGAtattttttggaaatgaaattaaaagaaacagcagatgTACAACAGCTGGAGTATCTTCAGAGACAGATTTTGAACATTTTCCCAAATGCAAATCGTCAAGAAAG ttttgcttctgtgttgGCATATAAAATTCCTAAAGAAGATGTACAATcactttcacattctttttcAAAGCTGGAAGAAG TAAAACATACTTTTAACGTTGAGGAGTACAGCTTTTCTCAGTCAACCCTGGAACAG GTTTTTGTGGAACTTGCTAAAGAACAAGAGGAGGAAGATAGTAGCTTTGGCACATTGAACAGTACACTTTGGTGGGAAAGAACACAAGAAGATAGAGTTGTTTTCTGA